One Algoriphagus sp. Y33 genomic window, ATCAAAAAAACGGAATTCATTGCCTGCATCGAATGTATTTCCCCCATCAAAGGATTCGTATCGTAGTATCTTCGAACTCTCATTCATAAATGTAGGCTTAGCCAAAAACTTCGCATTATCCCAGCGTTGATTTTGACGAACAAGTATTTTGAGCTGCTCTTGGGGATTAATCACTTCTCCGGCAGAATAATTCACATTGAGATTAATCTGCTGAGAATTCCTGCGGTCAGCCGTTTGGGATGGAGGAACTATTTCCGCCCCTACTTTGAAAATCTCCTCATAAACCATAAATCTCTTGGTCAAAATCACATCTGATTCATCGCGCTGCCGATATACTTTCACGATATAATTTCCTGACTTAGTGACATCAGGAAGTTCGAATCGGTAATGGATGTAAGGAATACGCGTATTGACCGAATACTCGTACTGCTGAACATTAAACTCATTGAAGGTTGGCAAAAAATCATTGTCTTTCAATTGCGATTTCTTCCAGTCTGCATCACAATGAATCAATTTGGCAGTGTATAATTCGGGATCAAAAGCAAGATCATCAAATAAGAGCATGAGCGGATTACCTGACCGAAGCGGAACTACCGGTGCATCAATAGAGGCATCAAAAGTGGTTCCTTCAGGGAATAATCTAACAGACTGGACGTGATCTTTGTATATCTTGTCTTCCAATTGCTGCGCAACAAGCTGCAAAGCAGCTGAACCGCACAGCAAAAAACTTAAAAAAAGGGATTTGGTCTTCATCCTGAAAAATAGGCAAAATGAAGACCAAATCTAAAATTCTCTAGGAAAGGACTTCCTGCAATGTGGAAATTCTATCTACCAAAGTCTCCCATTGCTCATTAGAAGCTTGAAGTTTAGCCTGAATTCCTTGATAAGTCTCCTGAATTTCCTGGGCTTCTTCCTCTCTGGAATAGAGTTCGGGATCTGCCATTTTACGCTCCAGCCCCAATTTTTTATCTTCTAATTTCTCAACTTCCTTTTCCACCTGCGCCAATTCCTCCTCAAGCTTACGAAGATCTTTTTTGGCTTGCTGTACCTCAGGATTATTTACATGCACCTTGGGCTTCGTCTGTTCCTTTTTTTCCGGCTTTTGAACCGCCTGCGCAGGTGCCGGAACTTGCTTTTCACGCCAAGCTTCGTATTCGGCATAAGTCCCCAAATATTCTTTGATCTCATAGTTCTCTATGTACCAAATCTTATTAGCCACACCTCTGATGAAATGTCTGTCATGGGAAACAGTCACGAATGTTCCTTCGTACTGCTGAAGTGCTTGAATCAGGATATTCACAGACTGAAAATCCAAGTGGTTGGTAGGTTCATCAAGCAACAGAAAATTAGATTCTGATATCAATGTTTTTGCCAAGGCAACCCGGGATTTTTCACCGCCCGATAACACTTTGATTTTTTTGAATACTTCCTCGTTGGTAAATAAGAAACACCCCAAAACTCCACGAAGCTCCATTTCAGATTTTGCACTGCCCGCTTGAGCCATTTCCTGGATGATCTCATTATCCAGTGTCAAGGCCTCAAGTTGATGCTGTGCAAAGAATGATTTGATGACATTATAGCCCTCTGTTCTTCCTTTTATATCTTTTTCAGAACCATCGATGATTCTAAGCAAGGTTGATTTTCCCTTTCCATTCGCTCCTATAAGTGCTATTTTATCCCCACGCTCGATTCGGGCGGTAGTATTTTTAAGAATCACATTATCACCGTATGCTTTGGAGATATTGTCCAGGATAACCACATCACGACCGGATTGCTTGGAAAATTTAAATTTGAAATTCACCGATACCTCATCATTCACCACTTCATGTACCCGATCCAGTCTATCCAGTGCTTTGATTCTAGACTGAACCTGATTGGACTTGGTCGCTTTTGCCCGGAACCGCTCGATAAACTTCTCCGTCTGCTTGATCATCTGCTGCTGATTCTCATAGGCATTCTGCTGGATTTCCATCCGTTCCTTTTTTTCTTCCTTGTAGAAAGAATAATTGCCGGAATACAGTGTCAGGGTATTGCTTGCAACTTCCACAGTGCTACTGATGCAGTTATCCAAAAAAGTCTGATCGTGGGAGACTACGATTACCGCACCCTCATAGTTTTTCATGTAGTTTTCCACCCATTCGATGGATGGAAGATCCAGATGGTTGGTAGGCTCATCAAGCATAAGCAAAGATGGCTTTTCCAGCAAAAGTTTCGCCAGCATCACACGCATTCTCCATCCTCCGGAAAAAGTTCGCAGCGGCTTTTCCAGATCTGCAGATTTAAAACCTATTCCTTCCAATACTTCCTCAGCCTTGGCTTTGATCGTATAGCCTTCGTTTGCCTCAAATCTTTCCTGAAGAAATGCCAATCTATTGATAATCTCGTCGGAATAATCCATTTCCATCTTTTTCAGGATTGCATCGATTTCATCCTGGAGTGCCAATGTTTCCTTGAAAGCAGCCAGTGCCACATTCAAGATACTATCGTCTGATTGATAGGACAGCAAGTCCTGATTCAAAAATCCTATGGTACAATCTTTTGCCTTCTGCACCTCTCCGGAGCTTGGCTGATAATCCCCATTGATTATTTTCAACAGGGTTGATTTTCCAGTGCCGTTCTGACCTACTAGACCAATCTTGTCTTTAGGTTTAATATGTAAATTGGCGTTTTCATAAAGTGGACGTCCGCCGATGAAGTAAGAGAGATTGCTAATCGAAAGCATAATTTTATTTTCAACTGATTAATATTCAGTATATTACAGACTAAAGTTTAAATGAAGTCATATAAAATAGTTTATCCACCTATCCCCATGCCCCATTTTTGACAAAAAAACCGGATAATTCTCCTAGTTTTTGAAGCTGCAAAGGTACTGGTAAGTAAAAGAAAAGCCAACTTTATAAATCTAGCGTTTAAGTATGGGTTTCTTTTCTGAGTCGACCTACCTCCTGCAGCCATGTCAGCAGGAACTAATTGAAGGCTTTCGGGTAAAACAACCATTCCCCCACTCATCCCCTTTCAATCCCAAACATTCTGAATGTTTGTTATCTTTAACTATCAAAGAAACTCCCAATCATGAACTATTTCTCCAAAACCACACTCACTCTGGGAATAGGAATGTCGCTATTCACCTTCGGCTGCAAGCAAAATCAAAAATCTGAAAATCAAACTTTTAAGACTCCTGACAGTGTTAATAAGGAAGCGATCAGTGATGCCAAAGCTGATGTAAAACTTGATAAAATTAAGCTTCCCCAAAATTTCAAAATTGAAGTATGGGCTGCCGCTATTCCAAATGCGAGACAGCTGGCAATATCAGAAGATGGAATTGTATTCGTGGGAAATCGCCAAGAAGACAAGGTCTATGCAGTAATTGATGAAGATGGTGACGGGAAAGCTGATACCAAATTTACATTAGCCGAAGGTCTAAACATGCCAAATGGAGTAGCCTATAAGGACGGGGATCTCTACGTGGCCGAAGTAAACCGGATCATTCGATTCAAAGACATCAAGAACAACCTGGGCAATCCTACTTATGAAGTAGTGTATGACGACTATCCTACAGAAACGCATCACGGTTGGAAATTCATAGCTTTTGGCCCGGACGGAAAACTGTATGTGCCTGTAGGGGCACCTTGCAATATTTGCGAGCCGGAGAAGGAAATCTTTGCCTCCATCACTAGACTGGATGTGGATTCGCCAACCCCAACTCCGGAAGTCTACGTGCATGGCGTAAGAAATTCAGTGGGTTTCGACTGGGATCCCAAGACGGGTGACATGTGGTTTACCGATAATGGACGTGATATGATGGGTGACGATGTCCCCAACTGTGAACTGAATCATATTGCAGAAGCAGGTCAACATTTCGGTTATCCATACTGGCATGAAGGAACGGTAAAAGATCCTGAATTTGGAGGTAAAGGCGGACCGGCAAGTGATTACTTAGCACCTTCTGCAAAATTAGGGGCACATGTAGCCCCGTTGGGAATGAGATTCTATAAAGGCGACATGTTCCCCTCCGAATATAAAAACCGAATAGTCGTAGCCAAACACGGATCCTGGAACAGAAGTAAAAAGTCCGGCTATGTCCTCAGCTCACTCAAGGTGGAAAGTTCTAGTGCATCTGACGAGATGGAGTTCGTTTCGGGATGGTTGGATGAGGAAGCCCAAGAAGCTTGGGGACGTCCGGTAGATGTGCAGGAGATGAAAGACGGGAGCCTGTTGATCTCAGACGATATGGCCGGTGTGATCTATCGGGTTACTTATTCAGAGAATTAATTCGGATAAAAAAGGGAGGCAAGACAGCTTCCCTTTTTAACTTCTGAGTAGTTTAGGCTTATTGAGTCACTATCGCCTACATTGTATTATTTAATCCCATTGAATTTCAAGATTTCTAAAATGTAATGGTGCTGTCCCTCTTCCCGGGGAAGGCCTGTAGATGTAAGGGATAAAAGCTTTTATAACCGACATCCCCGGATCCCTAGGAATTCCTTCAAATTCAATTGTAAACTTTACAGGAACATCATTGGGTAAGTTAGCAATCATAATCCCATAATTGGAAAAATTCATGTTCTTGGCTTTATAGACGTTTCCCCTTGGATCAACAATTTCTGCAGAAGCCAACTGAAGCTTACGGTCTAATCCGGTATTTGACACAATGCCCTCAATAGTAATTTTACCTGATGCTTCATTCCCATTCACAGATGTTAGCTTAAACTCAAAATCTTCTTCCTTTGCTGTTAGCTTTGAATTCATTAACCTCAATGTCTCTTTCAAGTAAATTATCTCTTTCTCAAGCTCCTCCACCTTTTTATCGAGATCTATGATTTGAGAATTAAGACCCGTAATTTCATTCTTCTGCTTTTCTACAATACCCTCAAATTCTAAAAGTTTCGCGGTTTTGTTTTCCACTTCATCAATAAGCTCCACGTTTCTATTCTGCAATTCTTCTATAGCCTGACCGCTCACGCTTTCCCAAAGAAAAATCATCATAAACAATAAACAAGTTGTAATCTTCATAGTATATTAAAATTTGGTTTTCCACTCTGGCCTTAAAAAAACAGCTTCTTTCTGAAACAAAACCTGATAAGTACATCTTCAAATCAATTTTGGACGGATATATCGCTATACCACCAAAGGAAAAAATCCTCTCTAGTTTTATTAAAGAAATAGTCGATTTAACAGGCTTTCAACAAATTAAAAAAAACATTTGAAACGACACACCTAAGAAACTCTTATTTTAATATTATGTATATCCGCTTTTCTGCCAGTAAAGAGACTAAAGCATTATAGGATTTGGAAAACACTAGCGCCGAGGCCACTTCGGTCTTCTCTCATCGGTCTTCCTGCCGTTACACCAAAAAAAATGAGGCTGCTGGCATCATTGCGGATAATCATATTTAATATTAAATAAAAGTATCCTTCAAAACCCCAACAGCATCAAAAACCTTCGTTAGTCCTTTTTTAACCCAACCACTCCGGCTTGGTAGTCACCACTTCGGCCTGAAGTTGATTCAGTAGATTATACAATCCAAAATAAGTTCTGTTCACATACAACCCATGCCTAGAGCCCCGCGCCTGATTGGATTTTTTGAACAGCTTGTCATTCGAAACCCTGTCCCCCAATTCGAAAATCTTCTCAAAGAACCCGTCATCAGAAAAGTCAAACTTGTCTGCATGAAAAGGCTTGCCCAGCAGGGAAATCATTTCCTTAAATACAGATTTGAAATACTGTTGTTCCTCCTGAGAATCTCTATCCGAAATAAATTCCAAGTCAAAAAACACCTGATCCAGATCATTGCTATTGATCAGCAGATCCTTTTTGATCAAGGCAAAATAACCCTGGTAGAAGTCCTCAGGAATTACTTTCACACAACCAAAGTCAATTATTCCCAATTGATCGTTTTTCTGAATTATGAAATTCCCCGGATGCGGATCGGCATGAACCTGCTTGAGATTATGAACCTGATGATGGTAAAAGTCCCAAAGAGCCTGTCCAATCTGATTTCTGGATTGCTGACTTGGATTGGTCTCCAGCCATTCCTTCATATGTGCACCATCGATCCAGTCCATCGTGATGATCCGTTCTGCACTCAATTCATCGTAGTACGTTGGAAATTTCAAATTGGGAATATGACTACACTCGCCGGAAATCTCTCTGGATCTCTTCACCTCCAGTACATAATCCGTTTCTTCCAACAGCTTCTCCTCCACTTCCTCCATGTAATGGTCCAACTCCTTCTCATTCATATTGAGCAAGCGTAACGCAAATGGACGAACAAGCTTCAAATCCGAACTGACCGAATCGGCAATGCCGGGATATTGGATTTTGACTGCTAACTTTTTATTACCCAATGTAGCCTGATGCACCTGACCAATCGAAGCCGCATTCACTGCCGATCTAGTGAAGGTATCGAAGATCTGATCAGGAATTTTCCCAAAGTACTTCTGGAATGTTTTTACCACCAGCGGGTAAGATAAGGGTGGGGCGGAATACTGTGCCATCGTAAACTTATCCTGATAGGCTCGGGGCATCAGATTTTTGTCCATAGACATCATCTGAGCCACTTTCAGTGCAGAACCTTTGAGCTGACTCAGGGAATTGTAAATATCCGAAGCATTATTTTGGTGGAGCTCTTCCCTATCCATCGAGGGATTCACCATTTTTTTGGCATAATGCTTCACATAGTTCCCTCCGACTTTTGCTCCAGTGGAGATGAATTTGGCAGCACGCTGTACTTTTGAGACAGGGATTGCCTGTTGCTCGTTTAAGTTGTCTGTCATAAGTTATTTAGACTGGTACATGAACTTCGCAAAATCCAAAAATGAATCCAGTGCACTTTTGCCCATCAGATCAAAGCCCAAATTCACGGATTTCTCTATCGCTGCATCAGTCTTCTCAAATCTTGGAGATGTGTCGTCTAACCAGTATCTAAACACAAATCCTACCTGAATCCATAGTGCTTCATCGTATCGATCAGAAATCACCGGTCGGGTAGCAATTTCTTGCGTCTCCTTGCCCTCCAAAATTATTTCATTGGCAAAAGCTTTAAACTTTTCCTTGAACTCAGCAGATTCCTTCGGTAAGGTGGCAAAGGATTTTACTTTACTCATATAGAGACTGAGCAAATAGGATCTGTTTTTTTTCAGAACCTCAATCCATGTGAATAGAAAGCTTAGAAATTTTTCTCTTGCCGAATACCCTTCAAACACTCCCTGTTTATCGATCTCAGCAAGTGTTTCCTCAAAAATATCAACAAGAATGGTGGATTTGATCGACTCGAAAGAGGTAAAATAAGCATAGAACTCCTCCTCTTTCATTTTCAAGTCCTTTGCAAACTTGAACACAGATTTTGGCAAATCACCATGCTCGAGCACATAATTTTTAAACCCTTCCAGAATCAGTTTTCTATAATCTTTTTTGGTCGTTTTCTTAACAGTGGTAGTTTCCATAGTGTCTTTTTGTATTCAAAGACTTAACTGTCAATGGGCGCAACAGGTTTAGAAAAACATAAAAAACTTATAATTATCCGCAATGATGCCAGTAGCATGATTTTCTTCGGTTTGCTTGCCGGAAGACTCCTGCCCGACGGCAGGCGGGAAAGACAGGTGACCCGCCACGGCGGCCAGGCCTAAGTAGTCCCGATGGCTATCGGAATTGCCAAATCCTATATTGCTTTTGTCTCTTTACTGGCAGACAAGCGGATAAACATAAAAACTTAATGATTATTCGAAATGGTTAAATATCACTACTTACAGTTTAGGAAAAACGAAGGCTCTTATCTTGAAATCCTGATTCCGGCAAAGCTGACGCATAACTTGGCAATACATCCGAAATTATAAATTGCGCCCTTTGCGTAATACGCTTTGGCCTTTATGGTTAAAAAAACCGAAGTAGCTAGCTTCGGTTTAAAAATTCAGAATCCTTAGTTAGTCCTTTACTTTCTCAATCACCAAGTTATGATTGGTGTAAATACAGATGTCGGCTGCTATGTTCAGGCTTTCTCTTACCATTTCTTCAGCACTCATGTGAGGAGCAAACTGCTTCATGGCTCTTGCTGCTGACTGGGCATACATACTTCCCGATCCGATAGTGGCTATCTCCATATCCGGTTCGATCACATCTCCATTTCCTGAAATAATCAAAATATCGTCCTTGTCAGCAACAATCATCATAGCTTCCAACTTAGAAAGCATACGATCTGTTCTCCACTCCTTCGCAAGCTCCACGGCGGAACGCTTCATATTATTACCAAAAGCTCCGAGCTTCTCTTCGAATTTTTCTAAGAGCGTAAATGCATCAGCGGTAGAACCTGCAAATCCTGTAACGATCTTGCCACCTTGCAATACCCTCAATTTCTTTACACTACTTTTAGCTACTGTATTTCCCAAAGTCGCCTGCCCATCTGCGCCTATCACTACCTCTCCATTCTGGCGGATCGCAACTACGGTTGTTGATTTAATTTTTGTCATGTGATTGGTTATTGTGTGATGCATACTTACCAATAAACGTACAAAAAGCAAAAAGTCCTGAAATCAGGACTTTTTGGCAGTTTATTGTTTTCTTAAACCAGTATTCTGACCGGATCTTCGAGTAAACTTTTCAGTGTAATCAAGAATGCAGATCCCACTGATCCATCCACGACTCTATGATCGCAAGACAAAGTCACCTTCATCAAGTTGCCAATCTTCATCTCTCCATCCTTTACGATTACAGTTTCTTTGATCCCGCCAACAGCAAGGATACATGCATCCGGCGGATTGATGATGGCGGTGAATTCGTCGATTCCGAACATTCCCAAGTTAGAGATTGTGAAGGTATTTCCTTCCCAATCCTTAGGTTGCAATTCTTTATTTTTCGCCTTTCCTCCCAAACTTTTCGCCTGGGTAGAAATTTGGGAAAGTGAAAGACTGTCAGCAAATCGGATGACAGGAACCAACAATCCCTCTTCCACTGCTACTGCCATACCTATGTGGATGTGGTCATTGTATCTGATTTTATCACCTAACCAGCTAGAGTTTACTTTAGGATGCTGGCGTAGAGCTGCTGCTGCTGCCTTGATTACCATATCATTAAAGGAAATCTTCACCGGAGCGATTTCATTCATGCTTTTTCTAGCTTCTATAGCCTTGTCCATGTTAATTTCCATGGTCAGATAGAAGTGTGGTGCTCCAAACTTACTTTCTGCAAGTCTTTTTGCTATCACTTTCCTCATCTGGGAAACCTTCTCTTCTTTGAAGCTTTCTACCCCTACAGCAGGAGCAGCAGTACCTACGGCATCACCACCCTGTGGAGCTGCAGCAGGAACAAAGTTTTCCACATCCCTCTTCACCACTCTTCCGCCTTCACCCGAACCATTCAGTGTACGGATATCTATTCCTTTATCTTCAGCCATCTTCTTGGCCAAAGGAGATGCTTTCAATCGATCCCCCTCAGCAGTGGCTGACGGCGCACTACTTCCTGTAGATTTAGCTTCGGTCTTTGGAGCTTCTTCTTTGGCAGGCGCTACTTTTTCTTCCGCAGGGGCTCCAGAAGATTCTGATTTTTGAGCTTTCAAAAGAGTCTCAAAATCCGCACCCTTTTCACCAATCACTGCGATCACCCCATCTACAGGCACACTGTCACCCGCTTCTACTCCAATGTAAAGCAAGGTACCGTCATCATAGGACTCAAGCTCCATAGTAGCTTTGTCAGTTTCCACCTCAGCGATGATCTCACCGGATTTTACATCATCACCTACTTTCTTCAGCCATGAAGCAATCGTTCCCTCTTGCATGGTGTCAGACATCTTAGGCATGGTAATCACGGTGGCATTGATGTTTGATACATCAATCTTCTCTGCAGGAGCTTCAGATTTGGCAGGTTCAGCTTTTTTCTCCTCAGCCTTAGGCTCCTCTTCTTTTTTCTTATCTTCTGAAGGAGCATCGCCGCCGTCAAGTAGGTGCTGGTAATCCTCACCTTTCTCACCGATCACAGCTATCACGCCATTCACAGGCACAGCATCTTTTTCTTTAACTCCAATATATAAAAGCACACCTTCGTCGTAGGATTCAAGCTCCATAGTTGCTTTATCAGTCTCGACTTCAGCCAGAATATCTCCCGGTTTTACTGAATCTCCAACTTTCTTCAACCATGCAGCAATCACACCTTCTTCCATGGTGTCGCTCATTTTAGGCATTCTTATTATTTCGGCCATAGGTTATTCCGCGCTATTTCGTTTTTAAAGTGTCCAAAAATAGTTTTTATAATGGCTTTATTCAAATTTAAAACTAGTAATTTCCCCAAGCATTTCAGTCTTCCACCCATTTCTCTCTGGTATGCCCTTAGTAGAAAACATCACCTACACCAGACCCAAGTGGCTGTTTAACGGACACTTAGAGACAATTTACCCGTCTCTTTTCAGAAAAGTTGTAGCACCAAATCCCGTAAAAGAGAGAATTTCAACAAGCGATGGAGACTTCCTTGATCTGGACTGGTATCGCCAAAACAAATCGAAA contains:
- a CDS encoding AarF/ABC1/UbiB kinase family protein translates to MTDNLNEQQAIPVSKVQRAAKFISTGAKVGGNYVKHYAKKMVNPSMDREELHQNNASDIYNSLSQLKGSALKVAQMMSMDKNLMPRAYQDKFTMAQYSAPPLSYPLVVKTFQKYFGKIPDQIFDTFTRSAVNAASIGQVHQATLGNKKLAVKIQYPGIADSVSSDLKLVRPFALRLLNMNEKELDHYMEEVEEKLLEETDYVLEVKRSREISGECSHIPNLKFPTYYDELSAERIITMDWIDGAHMKEWLETNPSQQSRNQIGQALWDFYHHQVHNLKQVHADPHPGNFIIQKNDQLGIIDFGCVKVIPEDFYQGYFALIKKDLLINSNDLDQVFFDLEFISDRDSQEEQQYFKSVFKEMISLLGKPFHADKFDFSDDGFFEKIFELGDRVSNDKLFKKSNQARGSRHGLYVNRTYFGLYNLLNQLQAEVVTTKPEWLG
- a CDS encoding pyruvate dehydrogenase complex dihydrolipoamide acetyltransferase, giving the protein MAEIIRMPKMSDTMEEGVIAAWLKKVGDSVKPGDILAEVETDKATMELESYDEGVLLYIGVKEKDAVPVNGVIAVIGEKGEDYQHLLDGGDAPSEDKKKEEEPKAEEKKAEPAKSEAPAEKIDVSNINATVITMPKMSDTMQEGTIASWLKKVGDDVKSGEIIAEVETDKATMELESYDDGTLLYIGVEAGDSVPVDGVIAVIGEKGADFETLLKAQKSESSGAPAEEKVAPAKEEAPKTEAKSTGSSAPSATAEGDRLKASPLAKKMAEDKGIDIRTLNGSGEGGRVVKRDVENFVPAAAPQGGDAVGTAAPAVGVESFKEEKVSQMRKVIAKRLAESKFGAPHFYLTMEINMDKAIEARKSMNEIAPVKISFNDMVIKAAAAALRQHPKVNSSWLGDKIRYNDHIHIGMAVAVEEGLLVPVIRFADSLSLSQISTQAKSLGGKAKNKELQPKDWEGNTFTISNLGMFGIDEFTAIINPPDACILAVGGIKETVIVKDGEMKIGNLMKVTLSCDHRVVDGSVGSAFLITLKSLLEDPVRILV
- a CDS encoding ABC-F family ATP-binding cassette domain-containing protein produces the protein MLSISNLSYFIGGRPLYENANLHIKPKDKIGLVGQNGTGKSTLLKIINGDYQPSSGEVQKAKDCTIGFLNQDLLSYQSDDSILNVALAAFKETLALQDEIDAILKKMEMDYSDEIINRLAFLQERFEANEGYTIKAKAEEVLEGIGFKSADLEKPLRTFSGGWRMRVMLAKLLLEKPSLLMLDEPTNHLDLPSIEWVENYMKNYEGAVIVVSHDQTFLDNCISSTVEVASNTLTLYSGNYSFYKEEKKERMEIQQNAYENQQQMIKQTEKFIERFRAKATKSNQVQSRIKALDRLDRVHEVVNDEVSVNFKFKFSKQSGRDVVILDNISKAYGDNVILKNTTARIERGDKIALIGANGKGKSTLLRIIDGSEKDIKGRTEGYNVIKSFFAQHQLEALTLDNEIIQEMAQAGSAKSEMELRGVLGCFLFTNEEVFKKIKVLSGGEKSRVALAKTLISESNFLLLDEPTNHLDFQSVNILIQALQQYEGTFVTVSHDRHFIRGVANKIWYIENYEIKEYLGTYAEYEAWREKQVPAPAQAVQKPEKKEQTKPKVHVNNPEVQQAKKDLRKLEEELAQVEKEVEKLEDKKLGLERKMADPELYSREEEAQEIQETYQGIQAKLQASNEQWETLVDRISTLQEVLS
- the hslV gene encoding ATP-dependent protease subunit HslV → MTKIKSTTVVAIRQNGEVVIGADGQATLGNTVAKSSVKKLRVLQGGKIVTGFAGSTADAFTLLEKFEEKLGAFGNNMKRSAVELAKEWRTDRMLSKLEAMMIVADKDDILIISGNGDVIEPDMEIATIGSGSMYAQSAARAMKQFAPHMSAEEMVRESLNIAADICIYTNHNLVIEKVKD
- a CDS encoding sorbosone dehydrogenase family protein, encoding MNYFSKTTLTLGIGMSLFTFGCKQNQKSENQTFKTPDSVNKEAISDAKADVKLDKIKLPQNFKIEVWAAAIPNARQLAISEDGIVFVGNRQEDKVYAVIDEDGDGKADTKFTLAEGLNMPNGVAYKDGDLYVAEVNRIIRFKDIKNNLGNPTYEVVYDDYPTETHHGWKFIAFGPDGKLYVPVGAPCNICEPEKEIFASITRLDVDSPTPTPEVYVHGVRNSVGFDWDPKTGDMWFTDNGRDMMGDDVPNCELNHIAEAGQHFGYPYWHEGTVKDPEFGGKGGPASDYLAPSAKLGAHVAPLGMRFYKGDMFPSEYKNRIVVAKHGSWNRSKKSGYVLSSLKVESSSASDEMEFVSGWLDEEAQEAWGRPVDVQEMKDGSLLISDDMAGVIYRVTYSEN
- a CDS encoding type IX secretion system plug protein domain-containing protein, which codes for MKTKSLFLSFLLCGSAALQLVAQQLEDKIYKDHVQSVRLFPEGTTFDASIDAPVVPLRSGNPLMLLFDDLAFDPELYTAKLIHCDADWKKSQLKDNDFLPTFNEFNVQQYEYSVNTRIPYIHYRFELPDVTKSGNYIVKVYRQRDESDVILTKRFMVYEEIFKVGAEIVPPSQTADRRNSQQINLNVNYSAGEVINPQEQLKILVRQNQRWDNAKFLAKPTFMNESSKILRYESFDGGNTFDAGNEFRFFDLRFIRANGVNIANMRVEPDVVFADGTIDKPRPETAYSQYLDLNGQYLVETKDRPGGDPEVESEYILMTFRLAIEQSPEPVYLIGALTNWGKAEEAMMEWDPKLGVYTTSLLVKQGWYDYQYAYLVDGEFVSQSFEGSYFETENEYEVLVYFRDLGSRYDQLVGYIYLHPNRRRL
- a CDS encoding TetR family transcriptional regulator C-terminal domain-containing protein — protein: METTTVKKTTKKDYRKLILEGFKNYVLEHGDLPKSVFKFAKDLKMKEEEFYAYFTSFESIKSTILVDIFEETLAEIDKQGVFEGYSAREKFLSFLFTWIEVLKKNRSYLLSLYMSKVKSFATLPKESAEFKEKFKAFANEIILEGKETQEIATRPVISDRYDEALWIQVGFVFRYWLDDTSPRFEKTDAAIEKSVNLGFDLMGKSALDSFLDFAKFMYQSK